One segment of Urocitellus parryii isolate mUroPar1 chromosome 5, mUroPar1.hap1, whole genome shotgun sequence DNA contains the following:
- the Gcat gene encoding 2-amino-3-ketobutyrate coenzyme A ligase, mitochondrial — MWAGGFWRAALSRAPCGCRSQSAVAQLRGILEGELEGIRAAGTWKSERIITSRQGPHIHVDGVSGGILNFCANNYLGLSSHPEVIQAGLQALQEFGAGLSSVRFICGTQSIHKSLEAKIARFHQREDAILYPSCFDANAGLFEALLTPEDAVLSDELNHASIIDGIRLCKAHKYRYRHLDMADLEAKLKEAQKHRLRLVATDGAFSMDGDIAPLQDICRLASQYGALVFVDECHATGFLGPTGRGTDELLGVMDQVTIVNSTLGKALGGASGGYTTGPGPLVSLLRQRARPYLFSNSLPPAVVGCASKALDLLMESNTIVQSMAAKTQRFRTKMEAAGFTISGASHPICPVMLGDARLASCMADDMLKRGIFVIGFSYPVVPKGKARIRVQISAVHSEEDIDRCVEAFVEVGRLHKALP; from the exons ATGTGGGCTGGCGGCTTCTGGCGTGCTGCGCTCTCCCGGGCTCCCTGCGGCTGCCGCTCACAGTCAGCGGTAGCTCAACTGCGCGGCATCCTGGAGGGGGAGTTGGAAGGGATCCGTGCGGCTGGCACCTGGAAGAGTGAGCGGATCATCACCTCCCGCCAGGGGCCGCACATCCATGTGGATGGCGTCTCCGGAG GGATCCTTAACTTCTGTGCCAACAACTACCTGGGCCTGAGCAGCCACCCCGAGGTGATCCAGGCTGGCCTGCAGGCTCTGCAGGAGTTTGGAGCTGGCCTTAGCTCAGTCCGCTTCATCTGCGGGACCCAG AGCATTCACAAGAGTCTAGAAGCCAAAATAGCCCGCTTCCACCAGCGGGAGGATGCCATCCTCTATCCCAGCTGTTTCGATGCCAACGCTGGCCTCTTTGAG GCTCTGCTGACCCCTGAGGATGCGGTGCTGTCGGATGAGCTGAACCATGCCTCCATCATTGACGGCATCCGTCTGTGCAAGGCCCACAAGTATCGCTACAGGCACCTGGACATGGCTGACCTAGAAGCCAAGCTAAAGGAGGCCCAG AAACATCGGCTGCGCCTAGTGGCCACCGACGGAGCCTTTTCCATGGATGGTGACATCGCCCCCCTGCAGGACATCTGCCGCCTGGCCTCTCAATATGGTGCCCTGGTCTTTGTGGATGAATGTCATGCCACCGGTTTCCTGGGGCCCACAGGACG GGGCACAGATGAGCTGCTGGGCGTGATGGACCAGGTCACCATCGTCAACTCCACCCTGGGGAAGGCGCTGGGTGGAGCATCAG GGGGCTATACAACAGGACCCGGGCCTCTGGTGTCCCTGCTGCGGCAGCGGGCCCGGCCCTACCTCTTCTCCAACAGTCTGCCTCCTGCTGTGGTGGGCTGTGCCTCCAAGGCCCTGGACCTGCTCATGGAGAGCAACACCATTGTCCAGTCTATGGCTGCCAAGACCCAGCG GTTCCGCACTAAAATGGAGGCTGCTGGCTTCACCATCTCGGGAGCCAGTCACCCCATCTGCCCTGTAATGCTGGGTGACGCCCGGCTGGCCTCTTGCATGGCTGATGACATGCTGAAGAGAG GCATCTTTGTCATCGGGTTCAGCTACCCTGTGGTTCCCAAGGGCAAGGCGCGGATCCGGGTCCAGATCTCAGCGGTGCACAGCGAGGAGGACATTGACCGCTGTGTGGAGGCCTTCGTGGAGGTGGGGCGCTTGCACAAAGCATTGCCCTGA
- the H1-0 gene encoding histone H1.0: MTENSTSTPAAKPKRAKASKKSTDHPKYSDMIVAAIQAEKNRAGSSRQSIQKYIKSHYKVGENADSQIKLSIKRLVTTGVLKQTKGVGASGSFRLAKSDEPKRSVAFKKTKKEVKKVATPKKATKPKKAATKAPSKKPKAPPAKKAKKKPPATPRKAKTPKVVKAKPVKATKPKKAKPVKPKAKSSAKRAGKKK, translated from the coding sequence ATGACCGAGAACTCCACGTCCACTCCCGCGGCCAAACCCAAGCGGGCCAAGGCCTCCAAGAAGTCCACAGACCACCCCAAGTATTCAGACATGATCGTGGCTGCCATCCAGGCCGAGAAGAACCGCGCCGGCTCCTCTCGCCAGTCGATCCAGAAGTACATCAAGAGTCACTACAAGGTGGGGGAGAACGCCGACTCCCAGATCAAGTTGTCCATCAAGCGCCTGGTGACCACCGGCGTCCTCAAGCAAACCAAAGGGGTGGGTGCCTCGGGGTCCTTCCGTCTGGCCAAGAGCGACGAGCCCAAGAGGTCCGTGGCCTTCAAGAAGACCAAGAAAGAAGTCAAGAAGGTGGCCACGCCAAAGAAGGCAACCAAGCCCAAGAAGGCTGCCACCAAAGCCCCCAGCAAGAAGCCCAAAGCCCCCCCAGCCAAGAAGGCCAAGAAGAAGCCGCCTGCCACGCCCAGGAAAGCCAAAACCCCCAAGGTCGTCAAAGCCAAGCCCGTGAAGGCGACCAAGCCCAAGAAGGCCAAACCAGTGAAGCCCAAAGCCAAGTCCAGTGCCAAGAGAGCCGGCAAGAAGAAGTGA